Part of the Apostichopus japonicus isolate 1M-3 chromosome 18, ASM3797524v1, whole genome shotgun sequence genome, GTATTGCGGGTAAGCTATTGAGATTACACAGTCCAAAATACTTGTAAGGTAAGTTGGGAATATATTTCTACGAAATTGTCGTTGTTGTTCTATAGTATTGATTACTTTATTTGTTATTGGATAAATTGATTTTGTCATAagcattttcttatttcttttctgtCAAGTCATATAAAACATCTCATTTTGTCTATTATCccttaaaattaaattatattaatgGATTAGTGAATTTCATTAGCGTAAGTCCATTCATCCATTGATGTTAATTAATATGTTGTACATCTCTAATCGTACCATTATATTCATTCGTTCAATATTGTTTCCAATGACGTCAATTTGTGTGTGAATTTTATCAAGCTAAGACACACTCTTTGTTTTACTATTTACCAAATAAATGTTACAATTACGAGTAATTGATTATTTCCTTtaattcttaacatttttttatcatCTGCTATTATGATCTATTTTTCATGTTCGTGTATCAATATCGTAACTTTAACCAAAAAAGCAAACtttctgagtcattattatactataatacgcataagagtgcttcgtaaaagatcaagttcatagtgtaatattgttgagtttgtcgataggtacgacttttgtacatttactaaattatatgacacatcagattttagttcaacaaaaagtactctagttttgactttcagaaacgtctcacgaaccccctgggatggactcacgcaccccctgggagttcatgcaccccagttagggaacccctgatgtaaggggactggggctaaGAGGttgatcaagttgtttggttatCCCATACCCGATCTCTctcttgggtgatttttacttAGGAACTATATCTCCATGGTCTTACACTTAATGCCATTGTCCAACCTAGTTCACATCAGTAGAGTGAGAACATTGGAGAAGTCGCATATGTATGAACAAAAATTGGTTTGAGactagtcttggccaagtcgtttgtaatactctttttctcgcgtgcaactgtacatgcctcagagtccgtttctgccaaccacgaatgtgcttgctcactgtattttacatgccgaGGATCTGTTCGATACAAACTagtatcaatcgaaagcgttgcCGCTGGCGTTCTCTGGGCAGAATAGCTTtatagatacgggaaaatagctttgtgaaagaGAAAGGTACACTATAGGCTGTCcatactagggtcttaacaagactagtTTGAAATATGTGAGTCAACCGGTGCGcataaaacatatttaatatttaccaGGTGACTTATATCTTTGAGACATTCCATCATGTCAAATTCTTGTCACGGTTGACTCCTTCCTACTTCCCGCGTTTGCAATATCTTGAAGTTCTATCCTCAGGGGGTCTGTCCTCGGCAATGTGCTTGGTAGGCCTGCATATTATATCTACATGTTTAAAAGGATAGTTCGACGACTGAagttgattatgttaacaaaattgTTTGGAACTTTCTACATACCTAGGTCAAagccacatcctcatagcagtATGCATgccaaagatatgaattttattcaaattgtatgatatttttttttgaatgcatctggcaacggGTGAGTTCCTAATATCAACATGGCACTTCAACTGAAAACGTCTCTTCCCTTTTTCGTTATAACGTTTAAATCCTTTATTCTACAAAGGAATATTATATTTCCGCGAAAAAAGAACATCTATACCATTATGACATAACCTACTACATACTGCGATGCCATCCTGCGGTAGGGAAGGAGTTAGGTCTCTAAGCTATAGTCACTAGCTGAGATAGCAGCAGTCTtgctgtttttctagtgtccttcaTATGTTAACCGTCCAACTGTGATGTTATATTCTATTTATCTGGtacaattgaaattgaaattcgaATTCTCAAATTAGTCAAATTACGTTGCATTCAAATCAACCAAATCTCGATTTTCTTTTTAGAACCAAATATTGAGATATAGGGTTTCAAATAACAATGTGGAgtatttttctctttaagaTGTTACATTCTTTGCCAACGGAATATCCCGTAAAGGACTTTCTGGTCAAACCAACTATTATATAAGTTTTTTTGAAGGATGTTATGGTGACAAGCAATGTGAAACTTACATTGAAGAAAAttatattccacactgctagtaGAAGGCCCCATCTCAATACCAGGCCACTAACTCAAggtatggttgattgaatgtaaccatggaggtaaaaacagttttacctccatgatgtAACCTATTTTAACTGACTAATCCTTCAACTACTTCAGGaggttggatcacagtagggggtctgtgatgCCATCTAAGCAAATGCACTTTTGGAAGCTTTATTAAAGCTATTATAATATTCTTGTTCATTTGACCTTGAAGGCTGATACATTTGCAAATTTGGATTTAgttgtcaaagttctctgtacttagAATTTCATCCAAACGTTtcttctttataaaaaaaaatccttttctcTATGGATAAAGGATTGGCAAATTacgaagaaaaacaaagacatttccAGCTGTTTTGCCGTGATGATTGTAAAATTCTAGATCTGTTGCCAGAAgcatttacaaaatttgaaacattCACAACTTCACAATAACAATGCTATAAGACGATGTAGTTTTCGcctaaatatttataaaactttCAGCAATTTTGCAAAGCAATCATCTTCAGCCAACATAATATCCTTTAAAGTTCATTTATGTTCTCTCCATGTGACGAATGACTCCTCCCAGACTCTGGGGCAAAATGTTTCCCCAAAACTTTATATAGCTCGAAAAACAGTTGATCGCTTTTTCATTGTAAACAAATGCACTTCAACTCTGGAAAGCAGACTTTTAGTGAGTCTGTATTTGTACTcgcttttataaatatatgttttacgTATTTATTCCGAGGGGAATAATGTTCTTATTCATAATGTTCTACTCGAACTAGcctgctatatatataaatatatatatatatatatatatataaatatatatatatatatgtataaatatatatatatatatatatatatatatatatatatatatatatatatatatatatatatatatatcgatatataagCCTACCGTGGaataacgaccttccttacctgTTTCTCTGAACATAAAAtaagcgtccatagcctagtgttatggtgtccgcatataaagcgggaggcccgggttcgaatcccggtggaggctgtaAGTGGCACAGAACCCCTATGGGAGTCGGTTTCAAACCAATGACCCGCAACCCATCTGTTATGAAATCCTGGACCAGCCGCTGATTAGTCCATAATTCTACCATTAGTTTTCGAATAAATGTGTATCTATTGTTGAcctaaaacaaagcaaaaaaagaTACCCCATCACTTCCCCCAAACTTAATGTAAACAACAGTTGGTTTGCTCGAAAAAAAATCTTGTCTTGTTCACTCAAAATAAAGTAACACTTATGCATTCTGTTGTCGTGATTCAGAAATGAAAATCAAGATGTATGCGGTAAAATAGCTGACGTCATCAGGTAATGTGATTTATTACCATGCATGCGAGCATGTAGAGAAGAGTCGTAATGTAAACTCACACATTATGATGACTAAGTGTAAGTCATTGCTTATAAACCATGTGATttactgcagtatatatataaacttagaTAATGGTTAGGCGAGTCTCCATAAAACCGTTTTATGTGTAGTATTATCAAAGCAGTCTCGATACTCGGCTGTTTTTTCAACCGACAATGTTGGCCTATGTAGGGTTACCATCTGCCCAAATGATAAATACTTAAACACTATAGGTTATTCGTACAGGGGAGGCCATAGATTCCGAACTTGAAATAGATTTACTTGTTTTCAtcttgtttttggtttttcttAAGAAAAATAATTCGCATTATTGTTGCTGCTAAggttatagtttttttttttttttattgtatatttttttttcccctcaaaattaCGATATCGTTTAAACTGAAGATCTGTCTTTTTATATTACATAAATTAAGATATATTTTGAAACCAATAGAATAAAGAATGTAGTCAAAATGTCACGGTTTATATAAGTATTTCCAATAAGCTTTTCCGATTAATAGTCGCAATAGTAACCACATTGTAGCACGAAATATTGTAGCCTACATACCGACGTACATAATAGCTCATCTCGCTGTATAGGCTATACGATATATTTAAAAGGCTATAGGGCAACTACGCTAATCTCGCTGTAAAGACTATACGATATCACGTTGAAAGTGCTACAGGGCTACTATACGCTAATATCGGCacatgtatataggctatacgaTATAACATGCAAAATGCTATAGGGCTACTACGCTAATCTCGGTTTATAGGGTATACGATATAACATTCAAAACGCTATAGGTATACTCTAAAGCAAAGCAAATGAAACATTTAAGAACACAAACGTGTTTCTTTTCCTGTCTTTTTTATAGTTGAATTGAAACTGACCAAGTCAAGATAACGGTCTATATATTAATGTGGGATTTTAATATCGAAATCCTTGAAACatttatacaaaaataaatCGACTCAAAAATGAAGTTTTAATCCATGTTAAAATGTGTTCCAACAATGTTCAATATTCCTTGATTCAAATAACTCATTTCTTTTTGAAGGATTGTACCAACAGATGTTAATTGCAGCCATAACAAACagtctttttgttttcataagtTGTTCTCTATACTTACAATGTGTGATTAACTAGTCTCTATGTCCCTTAGATTTACGATCTTATGATGCTTTAGtttgtgaaaaatataaatataaatgtggTATTGAAATGCAACCTGAACATACCTGAAATTGCATTTAACGATCTGTAAcaagcaaaaaacaaaatatgtctaAATATCCTTCAATTTTTAAAACGTAGTAAAACTAATGCTAGCTTGGAAACGTTCAAGAAAgaatttaatattgtttttattaatttaattaccTAGTCATAAGTTTACCCTTTgcaataaaatattttcaatggCTGAAAATTAGGATAATCAATTCGAAATTAATGTACGTACAAGTTTACGTATGGAGGTCTATACAGTAAAACTGTGTCTGTTTTACTGCGTAAACGCATACATCTTGTCTGGTATGTGTATCTTTCTATGGCATTTGTAAGTATTTGGAAAATTTACGAAAAAGCCTAATGCATAGTCTTTTgttgaaagagaaaaacaagcCTCTATGATGGATTACCCTGGCTGATACAGCTGTAAGGAATCACCATTGAACGATAAAGACATCTTGGCTTTGGTTGCCTGCAGGGTTTTCAtccaaatttaatttaatacaaTTTTGTGAGTCACGTATTTatagagcaaaaaaaaaaggagagaaacaAGTTGTAGGCAAAGCATCCATACATTTTGCATCGATCGCTACATACGTAGAACTCTTCTGGTGGATGAAAAATACAAACTTGAgcaggaaaagaaaatatataaatatagattcTTTTATCAAGGTTTTCATTCTTAGAGACGGATCAATAGTCTTTATCCTCCTTTCATACAAGGAAACCTGGAGACCAGATGcagcaaatttaatttaatttaatattcttCCTGAGATGAGGCGTTATATTTCGTCTATGTATTCCTCTTTCTTATTCTGGAATTGTGTCGTGAGCTGAGGGTAAACTAAGAAACTAGCGTATGTGTAGCCTAAACTAGAAGGAGTGTAAAACATACAGGCGAGAAATTAATTTATGTAGAAATCATGTTCCACGTTGATTTAGTAGTTATATCgtacgtataggcctatatatactcaGATACGTATATTACATCAAGTGTGCAGGCACATagcaaaatatattttgtacgGAGGTTTTCGTCGCTATATATAGAGGTTTAACATAGAGGTCAAATATAGGGTCACGTTTCTATGTCATCGATCCAATTGGATGATGGGATATTGTAGTCAGCTGGTCATTGGAGCCTATTACGGACATCTCAGTTGTTATAGCAACGGTTGCCATGATGGAAATTAGTTAATGTTCCTGATTAGCAAATCTCAGTGGCCCACCCATGGTACATTGAGAGCGAATTTTCTTGAAACTGTGTAGAAAGGTGCCCCATGATGTGTCTCACAGATCTTCGGCACAAAAGGCCTatggtcagaggtcaaaggtcaaattaaaCGAAATGTGACCTTTTCATGCAAAGGGAAGGTATAATGTcaagtactatcaaaatatgttcAAACCGTGGTGTAAGTTTGGTAACTGAGGTCATAGGTCAACgaaaggtcaaatgtcaaaggTTAAATTAAGCAGAAGGCGTTTTGGGGGAATTGGATTGACTTTCAACCTTCATAAATATAGTTGGTATGTCAAGTACTATCAGCATGTATGATGTTAACCATTGTAACATCGGTCAACGGTCAACGACAGGTCAGAGTTCAAAGGTTAAATTAAGCCAGAATTTCAATAATGACGTTATTCTTCTACATCCTTTtcatatattgttttcattcatttctgtactgtagttTTCACAGTTCATTTATAAACGAAGATGGTCGGTGGTGAACAGACGAGAGTTCGGAGCAGCTGCTCAGGCCTGCTCGCtctttttctgatttttactATCATCCTTCTCGGTGTACACGCAACGCCTCCACCTCACCACCACATAAATGTATGCCACTTTGTACCAACTGAGGAAGAACTGGCACAGATTGTTGAGCAACAGATGAACCAGGAGGATGTTAATGAATATAGTCACAAGGTCATTACCATAAAGAAATATTCCGCTCGAGAACCCATCCTGAGTAAGTATTAATATTCAGAAAATAACATGtagatctctagagtaaggcaaatatgtcaccaaaacagaactagtattgttcgatacaggtgacaaacgcctacagtggaattacgactttccttaccggtttcgaacctctggacatgcaatcagcgtccatagcctagtggttagtgtgtccgcatataaagcgggaggcccgggttcgaatcccggagGAGACTGGAAAGTTTTTCACtattctggattttccaactcattacgatttcaattatatatatattcatttgcctttgtcgtttacctccatttcattaacaactagtctgttcaaagtatcattttcgagatccggctttaggaatcacaaatgacttcgagttggttaaAATCATATATGATCTCtaaagtaaggcaaatatgtcaccaaaacaaaactatattgttcgatacaggtcacaaacgcctacagtggaattacgaccttccttaccggtttcaacccgctggacatacaatcaacgtccatagcctagtggttagggtgtccgtatataaagcgggaggcccgggttcgaatcccggtggaggctggaagtttttcactgttcggattttccaactcataacgttttcaatatatatatatatatatatatatatatatatatatatatatatatatatatatatatatatatatatatacatatatactctaTATTGGCGCTACTAAATTAATATACTACACACCCGCCAcattatgttttctttgatattttacaTGATAGTTTCCATTCTTGAAAATGAGGCAGAGGAGCCACAGGTGTTCCTGTATCTGGCTCAAGCGATCTTACCCAGCGGTAAACCGATCGGAGAGTTCAAGAGTTTTGACGAACATCTGCCCATGCGCAAATGCGGCGATAAGAAAGTCTTTTACAACGACCAGACGTTAGAGCTCTCCAATGACCAGAGAACGGGAGGGGGCGTGACCTTTGAGTGGGTGGCGCCACATACAAAATCAAAGGAGACCGTCACAGTCATGTAAGTTAacaatttctatttttctttcatgaagCACAAGGTAAACAAAGAGAATGAATTTATGTCATTACAAGGCAGAAATTTCAGTGGAAAGATGGTGACCGCACTCAACTCTTCTCCAGATTCCTCATTTACCCTTCCCTCTCCCGTGAGGGAGattgtgtgtgtgcgtggggggggggggttagggtgACCATCCATAGCTTTCACTTATCATTTAATTATCTATTGTTCTCTCCGGAAGCTTCCAATTCGAATGAGGGAGCTGTCACTGAAATACCAGCTCAAACCATGGTTTTTATCGCCTATTCAACGAATCGTGGACTATAGCGAATGATTGTCTATTTGTTATAGCAATAGCGCCAACTATTTATATTGTCGTTTTTCAACATCGGCTATTTCTATACAGTATTTACGAAGTGGTTAGGAGACAGGGAATTTATGAGAGAGGGGAgttaagagggggggggtgtagaaGTATGGGATATACAAACAGGGAGATGGAGAGACGAAGAGGGGGCATAACGAGGGTTGGGAGCCATGATGGAGGTTGGGAGGGAAATTAAGACATGTGC contains:
- the LOC139958940 gene encoding uncharacterized protein translates to MVGGEQTRVRSSCSGLLALFLIFTIILLGVHATPPPHHHINVCHFVPTEEELAQIVEQQMNQEDVNEYSHKVITIKKYSAREPILISILENEAEEPQVFLYLAQAILPSGKPIGEFKSFDEHLPMRKCGDKKVFYNDQTLELSNDQRTGGGVTFEWVAPHTKSKETVTVIVTKVNMDLLHRHRNQNPEDQEQGVEETTGQRD